In the genome of Neodiprion fabricii isolate iyNeoFabr1 chromosome 4, iyNeoFabr1.1, whole genome shotgun sequence, the window ACTCCAGAGCCAACCCAGCCACCCTTGCGCGCCGTCTCCACCCCGTCTCGACCTCGACAGCGTCCGTGGATCAAAAACAACCCTTTCACGTTTCGGCTTTCTGGGCGCATCCATCATACGCTGGGCGAGGGCGAAAGTGCGGAGAGAAGAAGACCCACGATCTCCTTTCACGTTATACCTATAttctatctatatatatatgtatatgtatatacacgcgTGTCCGCGCCATAAACCTTCCGACGCTGCTGCACTGATTGCGGAGGGGTGAGAAGGTGGGGGTTtgtggggaggggggggggggggggggaggaaacCGCCTTCCTGCTTCCCTCGCTAATTGCGCGTTAAGGATCGACCGTTTTCGAATTATATACGACCCCATCCTCCGACGACAATTGTATTATACTGGTAGGTGTATGCTGTACGTGTATATTGGCATGCAGGGTGAACAGATGTAGATTAGGTGAACCTACGCTCGTAGAGCTATTTGGAATACCTAACCTGTTGTCAAATTGCCGTATTTGTTACTGTAAGATCGCGATATCGACGACTATTGAGATCAATTGTGGTAAGGAAAAATCGTACGCAAAATAGAGTATGCAAAGTATCGGGTAATCAACGTCGAAAGATATGACAAATATTTACTTGTATTGTATATTCAACCGAGTGTACAgctatatattttattttatattttttgaacatcGTTGGTATATAGTAGTGATGTAACGAATATTCGCATCCGCAGATGCAGAAATCGTGAATGTGATTGTCACAAACAGTTCATAGTTTGCTTACAGAAATTGTGGAAATAGTATtaaataagacaaaaaaacATTAGTTttagaatgaatttttattataaaagttTATCTTCAAGTTtcagattgaaaaatttcaattcaacagGCGCATTGGGTATGGGATACCTAGGGTTGAAGTCGTATTTTAACAATGTTTAATgacttctttttcattctttctgtTATATCAACAATACTCTtgttttttataatcattcCGCAAACATTATCTTTTTGTACACCGTCTGAGCTTTCGATAGAAAAAGTAACCTTCaaattcattaatttaatCCTTAGATATAAATGATTAAAGACACACGTCTGCGACATACCCATGTGCTTTAATTATCAATACTAATAgtagtaataaataatacgtTATACAGGATAGATTCGAATAACATTtaatgatcatttttttcgctTAAGATGTTCGTTGTGACAAAGAACGCTTTTCCGCCATTGGGCTATCGTGACGTTCCGTGATGTTCGTGAATTGGGATTCGAGATCAGTCAGGCCCTGTGATTTCAGATGAAGCCTGGCGCGGTGGTACCCCATCCACTTCGAGGGCCAGAGGATCCTCTTCGTCCGAGTCCCATTCGAGCCAAACAGGACCAGCGGAAGCTCGCGTTTCGTGTGGCGCCTACCAAAATCTGGAATTCCATTGACATGTCGATCCCTTCCAGTGACGATCATTCTCCACGAGGGCATCAACTGCGGGAGGATTTCTTCCCGGATAATCGATTCCCGCTTCTCAAAATTCTCCGTGATGGCAGCAGGCGGCTTTGGTCGAGGTATCTGCGTCTCCAGGATCCTCGAATCCTGTGAATAGTCGTGCCATGCGGAAGGTTTCGGGGTCGAAACCGAACGCCGGACGATCCTACGAGGTGCAGAATCACTTTCCCTTAACGAAGGGCCGCGATTTGCGAGTTTGCGGTTATTTTCTATCCCCTTTTTGCAGGGTGATTCGAACGACGGCTCGGTGAGTCTTCGACTTGCAGGCCTTCGCCCCATGCTGAAGGGACTCAGTGTGCGGACCAGCGGATGCCGACTTTCGGTACCGAAACGACGAAGCACCGACGCATCGTCCCTGAAGACGTTCCCAAGAAAGTTCCGACGTCCCGATTGTCCGGGGGCCGGAATTTCCCGAATGATCGCGGGATCGCCGTCCATCCTTTGTCGGCTTCCGCGAAGCCTTACCGGCTCGATTTCCGAGGCAAGAGCTAAATTCTCGTCGGTTCTAAGCTGCCCCTGAGGATGCCGGTGAACCGAACTCCACGGCCAGATTCGGTATCCCGATTCCGCGTCGGTAAAACAGTTTTTACCTGTTTTAAATCCGGGGTCGCACCACAACCTTGCCAGATCCTCGAGAGCCTGCTCGAACATGCTAGTCCTGAACTCGACTGCCGACAACCGTTCTTCGATGAACGTCAGTGCCTCGTTCCGCTTAATGCTTGGCTCCGATTCACTTACACGGGCCGCTCTACTCCACAACGTCGCCTTTTCCGCTTCCTTGGCGTTGTCCTGATCTGCCGAATGGTCGTAACTCgactcctcgtcctcctcgagGTCCACCGAGGTCTGAATCTTCCGGGGACCAGTTGATATCTGAACGTTGACCGTCGACTCGTCACCTTGGTTCGTAGTCTCGGTTGCAGATGTGTTCACAGCATGGAATCGGTCTTCCTCCGCGTATTCGCGATGCGCGCTCGCACCGCGGATCAAAATCTGCTGCATGTTTTCTGGGAAATCGCGTTTTTCCCGGTTAGTTTTCCAAACATCTCGAAATAACGTCTCCGACGCGGCCGATGCGCTCATGAGCGACGCGACCGTTTCCTCGTCCACCAACGAGTCTGGATCCCACCTGTCGACCACATTCAACAGAACCTCAAGCTCCGACAGCAAATTTCCGGTATAAACCAGTTGGAACCGTTTATCGTTAATGGAGATCGCGGCTACTCGCCCTATCGAGTTATTCGATGGTAATGAGAGCGTTAATTTATCACTTCTACTCCAACAGGCCTGTGTTCTCTTCATGGTCAGGATAGAATCCATCGTTGCTTGCTCGTCTTTGTTGTCGGTCGGATCGTCGGTAGCAACTGTCGAAGGAGTGGTGATGCTGGTTTCCGGAAAATCAAGCTCACCATGGTAACCTTGGCCGTGACCTTGGTCATATGGACCATCTTGGGTCTCAAACGTTCCGTTATCAGGAACCTTGTTCAGCCGCAGATCCGCCACTTCGTGTCCAAATACGGTAGACAAATCGAGGCTGCAGGTGAAGTTAGTGCAGATCAACCCCTCTTCACATCGGGTCGTCGCAAGGATGATGGTGGTCAGTTGGGAAAATTCGTCGAGCCACACTGAGAGCTGAGAGTCACAAGATTGACCCAATCCTGATGGGGCAGAAAGTAATTTGCAACGTATAAAATAAAggttttcaacttttttttatcaccattCGAAGTGACATTCGAAGTTATTTGATGAAACTTTTCAGCATGACGCTACCGCAGTTCTAGGACTAAATCTCCCTGGACTGAATTTCCTGGACAACAtccgcagaaaaaaaattagcccaCTCGGAAATTTCCCCGgacattaattttaatttattcatttattttaagTTTCATAAGTTTCTTTGTACATTGgttgtttaatttatttgttttttatcatccTGGAGATCTTAGCCGAGGGGAAATTATGTCCGGGGGGATTTCGTCCGGAAAATTTAGTTCACGGAGATGTAGACCGGACACCGGCTAGCGCAAATAGACAGATTAACACATTTGTACCACGTTGTGCGACGCAGGAGGAACAGCATCCGCAAAGATCTGCTCCCGACAGAGGCTCTTCGTCTCCCTGCAGACATCGAGGTCGGGAACGCAGACGTTCTGCAGCCCGGCATCCGGCGCACACGTCCCTCTCCTCACACCAAGTCGTCAGCGTTTGCTGCGTGGCCTTATCGTGTACTCCAACTGACGACGTCCTCCCCGGGGCTTCCGCCAGAAAGATAAGAATAACTGCAAGCACCAGCGATGTATCTGTGCCTAAAGCCAAAGAAACTTGTACAATCTCATCCACGACTAGACGGTACCAGACTTGTAGAAACTGTCCAAGTCACGATCCGCTCCGAGAAAGTCGCGTCCAAGGTCGAAGCAGGTCAAGTTATCAGTACCAGACAAGGTCAGTGGGAATGGAAAATTGATTCAGGTCGTCTGGTAAAATGTGTGTACGAATTATTCATGATTTTGGTGCGAAAATCGTCAGGTTAACTTGTGAAGAAACTATTACAATGCACCTTGGCTTTGGATCCATTCAACGCGGAAATATTTCAGCTGTACTCACCGAAAGTTAGAACTCCGCATCGGTGCATCTTCGACCACTTCTTAGGACATGGGGCTAGAGAATATGTTCGAGAATGAACGTGGGTGTGATATATAAACTCAGAGACAATGAGTGTTTGCTGAAACAACGCTTGGGTTACAATCCACGCAAAGAAACATCCTCTTACTCGCAAAGTCAAGCATACAgtgaaaacaaatgaaataaaatagagtGGATCAGCTTTCCAGGGTATTCATTACCCTGTTGATATTTGCATACTTCTAATGACTGACTCGATCATCGTTCTAcacgattttcttttctttattcaatgCCAGGCCAATTCGTATCAGAATCGCTGGTGACCTCCTCTCGCATGTTCTTACATAAAAAATGGAGACTCTAAATTTATTCGTACAAATTTCTAATTATACatcgtaaaattatttcaatttgcgTTATTAGATAATTTAAACCATGGATGTCAGTACGCAAACATATTTGGATGACGATAGACTAAGACATGAAAAAATCAACTGCTTTTACTGACATCCAATACCGCATTGTGGTTAACCCGCTGACATGGTGTACGGATAGCTGTCCATAATGGTGCCATGGTAAGAAAACGATTGGTGTTGAAAAATCATGTCTCCTATCCCGCACCTCGCACTCTCGAGAACTTGGAAAGTTTATTCTATGTTTTTCAGAAGTACTTTAGAAAGTTGTGCGCGATACATTTTACGGAGTTCTCTTAGGATTTCACCAAGATCGCTCTAGAATTACCTTAAAATCACATCATTGCGTtcgatgtcaaaaaaaaaatttcattaccgtgatttatttcaaatttcaagtttcagTATGCGTACAGTATTTTACGAAATGATTATGAACTCTGTATACAGCATTATCACTGGTTCCTCAAAATGATTAGCTATTATGATCATAGAAAtctgtgataaaaattgattccaTCTTTTTCCTATTCTGTTATAGCTGAAAGCTTACTGCATACGTTATATACCCACAATACATTCCAGTGCAGAAGCATCCCTCTCTACGTGGCAATCGAAATCCTCATCTTGAAGTGAAAACTACTTGCGTTTCGAGGGATTCAACGAGGCGATAGAACCACGTCGATGATGAGCGGCATCGAAGAGGATCAGGAGGAAAACCCGGCTGAGCCAGTTCCGGACGTCGCGACGGTAGCGGAACCTCCGCAACCCCCGGAACCGATCGctgaggaggaagaggaggcgGAAGGCGAGGCGAACACCGGTTTGTTTCCGGCTACCCCGTCACACTTACAATCAGCTCTTCGTACCGCGCCTCAAGTAGTTTCCGAGGGGACGTTTTGCTGCGTTAGACTTCGCTTTCTGTTTTCGTGTCTCGCAGCAAAATCTCCAGCGTCTTCGAGCACGGAAGATGTCGAACTGATCGATGCACCGCGGGTACCCGGAAACGATGCGAGCAAAGATATCGCCGGCGGAATTATACCTCAGAACGAATGGGAGGACAAATTTACCCAAACATTTGTCAAATACACAAAAAACCTGCCGGACAAACGCCTCGTCGAGATAATCAATACAGTAATCGATCACGAGGACAAGACTTTGGTCTTCTACTGCACGTCGGAGGAATTACTTCGAAGTTTCGAGGAAGGATTCACGCCAGGGATAAGTTAAGGAAACACTAATGACCaaatgaaaatcgattctTTTCAGGATTTCCGCTTCCAAATTCAATGTACCTTACTACTAAATTCGAAACAATGATTAGAAATGTTTCCCTTacacataaaaaaaacaacaaactttTCAGCAGATTTTTATTAACATTTATTCGCTAGAACTTTCAAGATTACAACGTTTCTTTGTATTCcggaaaaaagaagatacGCCGATCTTAATCAAAAAGATCAAAAAGTGAGTATAACAGAAAAGGACCACCTCGCTGGGAGATCGGAGGCAGTGGAGCCCTTACGGTTTTGTAGCTCGGAATATCTCGGTAATTCAAAGAGATCGGCCGCGTCTGATCTGGACGCATCGTGCGAGGATCTAGAGCCAAGATCCAGTCGGTGTTCCGCTAAATTATAGAGTAGAAACACCGAAAGTGTCAGCCAATTACTAACCAGCAACTTTCGTCTCGTAATCTGAGCTAGATGAGCTACGACTATCTTTTGACTCGTGCCGCCACATACGAGATTTTTGTTGTAATAGACACTGGCGTCAAACTCCGCATAGAAGAATACCCGCATTAGCTGCTTCGTTTTGATTATTCCACAGGAAGGAAACGTTCCTCAACGAGATTGAAATTCTGTTTTTTAACTCCTAGTTTTATTAGTACTGATTTGCGGatatgtatgaaaaaagtCTCTATAACTTTAAAACTTCTCTCGAGGAGACCTACACGTAGAGTCGTTCGGGTCAAGTGGGCGCACTTAAGGATTTAGGttcgtgtaaaaattaaacaaaaagaaataaggaCAAAAGAACCCATGCATATGATAAAGCATTTATTGCactaataattaaattaagtAATAACACATAAAACGTTGAcaattagaaagaaaaaatggttaatgagaaaaattcaaacgcgtaacaaataaaaattcaaaacggtAAGTGTGCGCATTGTTCTTGAATAGTTATAGTCTTCTTaataacaaattattttgaagactagataaataaataatgcgaGATCGACTTATTACAATAAAATCACGTAAAATCAAATGCCTAAGAATGAACTTAaagaaattttagaaatttaaaagaaactTTAAAATTAGTTGATAATTTTACGAGGATTATTTGTGGCAGCGATCACATTCAAAACTACCTCCTTCATAAAAGGTACATTGTTCATGCCACCAATCCATGCATTTAATACATTGTATTCATTCTTCGGTTGGAGGTTTTGTGTATTGCTCCCTGCaaagtgtcaatttttttacaacaactTCATTGCTTTCTCACATAAAACAAAGGGAGTAAGTGTGCGAACACGCACACTTACCCGCGCACACTTGCCCCAGACCGAGATTTTTGATAGATACTCATATAACTTTACTCATACTAAACATAACCTTACATTATATACAGAATAGTAAACTTAAATAAATCactaacataaaaaaaattgatttacctTGGTAAACCTTATTATATTCAGTTCGATGTGACAATATTTGTCAAGATGACAAAAATTATAGTTGGAGCGTcgaattctttttatttttattaaaaaataaatggacGACACGATGTCGCAATCTTGTAGATGAATTAAGTCTTTGTTACCGTACGTTTCAGTTTCGTACGCACGACTTTCCCTTCTGCCCTTCGTGATATTCTTCATGTAAAAATTGAGACGACTTTTTAAATACGATCTTGATAATTGAGGAATTTCGACCACTATTAACCGATAACTGAATTATTACAATTGAGTTGTCTAAAATTCTGATTGGAGATTACTATTATCTCAAAAAGTTTAATAAATCTGCTTTTTCCGTCAGCTTTCATAAAATTCGCGATGGATCGTCATATCtctgaaataaaagaagacTAATGAAAAAGCGAAGAAGTTGGGTAATATATCACAAGTATCAAATAATGTTCTTTAAATCATTTTAGTATTTATACACAACAATGTATTTGGTAACCATAttctattaaaaaaatcatgattTTGAATACGGAATTACGCCTTATCACAGGCAACTCATATATCATTTGATATAACATAATTTGGACTTATAGTTTACAAATACTTTGTTAGATAGCGCCACTAGTCGACAAGATTTAAGTTCAGATGATATTTATTATCTTCAGAGTAACAGAAGATAATCAGAATGTTGGTTACAGTCATAAGTTCAGCCGCAATCACCAGCGATGGCACAGATGTTTGAATTCTTTAAACATATAACCACACAACAATTTGAACTCTAACCTAAAACAAGACGACTTACAGAGCTAtcaaataaattgtaatacgaaataaaatgaGGCCTCAAAAATTTAAACTCCCATTTAACACGGACAGGTAAATATATTCGATTAAGTTGCGAAAGAACGGAGGCAATCTAATTAACATAGACTTCTTCAACCAGTTGAAACCCTTGTCTGTAACTTTCAAACCtcattaaatttgaaatcattgtTTTTATAGCTTACCAAATGCAGAGAGAAAAGTTGTTGTCGTCTCTGTGTTTGGAAAGTCACACTTTCGTGCCAAAGCATGCAAAACTGAGATGCTCAGTTCTATCCTACAAACGAGTCTTTTGGATGATCCCACGGTGGACGAGGACGACTTGGTATGGACTGTAGCCTTGAATAAACACATGCAGTTCCAACACCGTAATTAGTCCAATGTAAGAAATTCTACCATTTTTATCTATTCCGTAGTGCGAAATAGAAGGATATCATGATGCGAAAGATCGTGTGGTTTACCTGCACGTTCGAGGACTCCTAGACACGCACACGTTGATCAATGCCTATGATCAGTTCATCGACAAGAGCGACAGCAAAGATTTCCTAACTGCTTGGGCTCATATGCGAGAAAAATACTCCAGAGCTCTGCTCGTCCTGTTCCACGTTTCTCATGTACTTATACTTACTCACCCTACCCACAGTTTTGATTACAGCTATGTTCACTTGTTTAGAGCGCTGGATGTTGTCAGGTTAGTTAatttctaataaaaaaatagaatctgcAACATGGAATTTTCAATGTCAACGATTTTTGACGCAGGCAGAAGACCTCAGGACAAGTTGGAGAAATTCTAAGTGGAATTCCAGGACTTCCTAAGGATTGGGCTACAAATGCGAGACCATGTTCACCGCGGGTGCTTTTCTACTTTGAAACCTGTCCTTCGTCATTCCGGGATTCAGAAGGTGGCAACATTAAAAAGCTTGAACATTCGCTTGAGGAtcaaatatatcatatattaAGAAAAAACCGAATAGTCACTAATATTAGGTATAGTCATGGTTCATTGTCaataacgaaaatttgacGCGGCCAAAGCCTTCTGATTATGTTCGAACTTTCTGTTTTTAGCACAAACTCGCTGTTTGCAATCCCAGCGAATCAGGAATTTGTTTATGTTCACACGGGGCCGACTGAGTCCAGAGACATCCTGGGTCACATGGTCAGGAAGCTAATTCAAAGCTGCAAAGTAAGCTCAGGTGGCGACACTTCCAGAAGCTTAGCCAGCGTGGATTCTCTATTCTTATCGAATGACTTAGAAGATGGTAAAATTgattagaaacaaaaaattctctcatTTGTTTTGTCAAGAATTCTTAACAATCAAATCTTGAATATACTACTCATACAAGTTTGCCTTCACCtaaattaaaatcatttaCTTCTAGAAACACATACCTTCAAGTCGTTCCTTCAGCAGCACATAAGCTTAGCTTTTGCGAAAGGTTTTGACGACAACGTGGGGCGGCTTGCAGCACCTACTCATTTCCAAGTGAGAACAAGTATTTCTGAAATTACAAGGATCGTGTATCCTctgatagaaaaaataaaattcagttaAATTCATGTCAAGTATTATTGAACAGATACCAACGCTGTCTCTCTTCTTTGAAGTTGTGAATAAGCTCATGGATTTCTTTGTCAAGAGAATGGACAGAGAAACTTCAACACTCCATCACTTACTTGACACTGATGTAAAGTTTAGTAAGAGCAGGTGCAGCAAGGTTCTGCCAAGAGCACTTCAAACATATCAAGACGGTCTTCCACAACACTACACCAGGTCTGAATTCTGAAACTGTTTGGTTAAAAGGCTTTACTACTTTCACCAGTAAATTTTCCTCGACCGATTATTGTCCACATTTTCAGAGCATATCACGAAACTAAACTAGCACATGCCATGGCAGTATTTGAGATGCATGCACGTGGCCCACTGTTTGAAGAGTTCAGTGAAAAACTGCAGCAAGAATGTGACAAACACTGGCGGGCAGGCAAACAAATGTGCGAGGTGCTTTCATTGACTGGGAATCCTTGCACAAATCCAATCCATAAAGGTGGCAGTGAAGGGGCAGGAGGTGGAGAACAAGTAGAGCCTAGGGATGATGATGGGTAAAATAAAGAGCAATATCTCATTCACAAGCAGATTATGTAACACCGATCTTGGATTCAGATTGATTAATAATCACAAAACATGTTTAAATCTATCAGCGATCTACCAATAATGGAGCATAGCAGTGGCGTAAGATACGTGTGTGCTTGCAACTGTGGCAGATGCCAAGGGCCAAGAGAGGATCCATTCAGCTTAAGACAGGCCAACtatgattattttcaattattggcCAAACAGTGTGGATGTTCGCAACTAGAAAGCATACAATTTCCAGTCTTTCAGCCCAGCATACACAATTTCAGGTTGGCAGTCTCTCATATATCAAGTATCCgagttttattgaaattgaaatgactAATCAAGTCGCTTTCCTTGACAATTTTCAGACCAGCACAACTATTTCCTGTTACAAAGCGAAAAGACTCATTTTCTCGTATTGAGCTGTCGACTCCACAGGGGCAAACGCAAGCTTGTAGCCTTGGTGTAAATACACTGCATGGTAAGGTCCATATGTAGGTTTTATCAAAAACAAGATCATTGACATCCTTTAAGTtctgaaatagaaaaagactATCGTTATTAAATCCctcaagaaatttttcatctgattTCTTGTCCTGGATTTATCACATACCCCGACCTTTCTTGCATAGCAGATTTTTCCATCAGATATTATACAACATTATTTTTTGACGCAATCTTTacttttcaaaacaaaaagatgACGTTCCAGTGTTTGGCAGTGGACAGTCAGCGCCTACAAGCGATTTAATAAACGATGATCATCAGAGGCTCAGCAACAAAGCTAGTCTCACTCCGGGCGACACAACTGATGTCCCAGATGCCCACAATGTGGTTATCGAAGTGTGTGATGTAGACCTAGAAAACAACAAAGGTTTGTTTGCGAAGTGATAATCACCATAAATAGATGGATGGGTATTGTTATTCAACTGCATTGCCTTTTGGTTCTTCATTCACAGCAATAATTgcataattctttttttagaACCTGAACAGTTACATTGTTCAACGCCTGAGGTTAGCGACGCCGAAGCATCAGAAAAGTCGCTTGTTCGACAGCCATCGACGACAGAGTATCTACCAGGTATGCTGCATACAGAATCCCCTGTTGGTCTCCTGCCGCAATTCTCCAGCTGGTCACTAGTCTGCCTTGGGCCTAGCAGTCTTTACTCGCACAACCTTGGACTGCAGCATCAGACCGGCGTATTAGCGACGTCAGCATTTTTACTACCCTGGGATGTGACGGTCAGGTAAATGGGGGACAACATTAAACAATATAtctgtttatttaatttccttTCAATTCTGACGAGGTAATAAAATGCTGCAGACTAGAGCACCAGAAGGAGAGAGGATCTCTGTGGCCAATGGTTGGCGACAATCCAAGTCACAGCTACAATCGGggaggtaaaaattttcaaaatatgaattc includes:
- the LOC124179331 gene encoding protein SMG8 isoform X1 produces the protein MRPQKFKLPFNTDSLPNAERKVVVVSVFGKSHFRAKACKTEMLSSILQTSLLDDPTVDEDDLCEIEGYHDAKDRVVYLHVRGLLDTHTLINAYDQFIDKSDSKDFLTAWAHMREKYSRALLVLFHVSHVLILTHPTHSFDYSYVHLFRALDVVRQKTSGQVGEILSGIPGLPKDWATNARPCSPRVLFYFETCPSSFRDSEGGNIKKLEHSLEDQIYHILRKNRIVTNISTNSLFAIPANQEFVYVHTGPTESRDILGHMVRKLIQSCKVSSGGDTSRSLASVDSLFLSNDLEDETHTFKSFLQQHISLAFAKGFDDNVGRLAAPTHFQIPTLSLFFEVVNKLMDFFVKRMDRETSTLHHLLDTDVKFSKSRCSKVLPRALQTYQDGLPQHYTRAYHETKLAHAMAVFEMHARGPLFEEFSEKLQQECDKHWRAGKQMCEVLSLTGNPCTNPIHKGGSEGAGGGEQVEPRDDDGDLPIMEHSSGVRYVCACNCGRCQGPREDPFSLRQANYDYFQLLAKQCGCSQLESIQFPVFQPSIHNFRPAQLFPVTKRKDSFSRIELSTPQGQTQACSLGVNTLHDDVPVFGSGQSAPTSDLINDDHQRLSNKASLTPGDTTDVPDAHNVVIEVCDVDLENNKEPEQLHCSTPEVSDAEASEKSLVRQPSTTEYLPGMLHTESPVGLLPQFSSWSLVCLGPSSLYSHNLGLQHQTGVLATSAFLLPWDVTVRLEHQKERGSLWPMVGDNPSHSYNRGGKNFQNMNSIRGRKSKGGKEFVVKIFVGVEYECPRGHRFMASAPDKVLKATGTGIVKDSGNKVTSSTADMPLYFPCPCRQTKPLMAQLMRIHVVTPKAPVHVTLNPRVQPGPPPCPIFVTGCEEPIKLSQSAYWVLRLPYVYMGEKGPYLAPKEPVPIAHGRLLAGMYGISEVVPEKK
- the LOC124179331 gene encoding protein SMG8 isoform X2 produces the protein MRPQKFKLPFNTDSLPNAERKVVVVSVFGKSHFRAKACKTEMLSSILQTSLLDDPTVDEDDLCEIEGYHDAKDRVVYLHVRGLLDTHTLINAYDQFIDKSDSKDFLTAWAHMREKYSRALLVLFHVSHVLILTHPTHSFDYSYVHLFRALDVVRQKTSGQVGEILSGIPGLPKDWATNARPCSPRVLFYFETCPSSFRDSEGGNIKKLEHSLEDQIYHILRKNRIVTNISTNSLFAIPANQEFVYVHTGPTESRDILGHMVRKLIQSCKVSSGGDTSRSLASVDSLFLSNDLEDETHTFKSFLQQHISLAFAKGFDDNVGRLAAPTHFQIPTLSLFFEVVNKLMDFFVKRMDRETSTLHHLLDTDVKFSKSRCSKVLPRALQTYQDGLPQHYTRAYHETKLAHAMAVFEMHARGPLFEEFSEKLQQECDKHWRAGKQMCEVLSLTGNPCTNPIHKGGSEGAGGGEQVEPRDDDGDLPIMEHSSGVRYVCACNCGRCQGPREDPFSLRQANYDYFQLLAKQCGCSQLESIQFPVFQPSIHNFRPAQLFPVTKRKDSFSRIELSTPQGQTQACSLGVNTLHVFGSGQSAPTSDLINDDHQRLSNKASLTPGDTTDVPDAHNVVIEVCDVDLENNKEPEQLHCSTPEVSDAEASEKSLVRQPSTTEYLPGMLHTESPVGLLPQFSSWSLVCLGPSSLYSHNLGLQHQTGVLATSAFLLPWDVTVRLEHQKERGSLWPMVGDNPSHSYNRGGKNFQNMNSIRGRKSKGGKEFVVKIFVGVEYECPRGHRFMASAPDKVLKATGTGIVKDSGNKVTSSTADMPLYFPCPCRQTKPLMAQLMRIHVVTPKAPVHVTLNPRVQPGPPPCPIFVTGCEEPIKLSQSAYWVLRLPYVYMGEKGPYLAPKEPVPIAHGRLLAGMYGISEVVPEKK